Genomic window (Desulforapulum autotrophicum HRM2):
GCCAATAATTTTCAAACCTTCATGGGGGTGGTTCTGCCCCTCTCCATTCCCGGGGTTATGGCCGGATGCATCATGGTGTTCCTTCCCTCCATGGGGCTTTTTTATATTCCCGATCTTCTGGGTGGTGCCAAATCCATGCTGGTTGGGAATTTCATCAAAAACCAGTTTTTGACAGCGGGCAACTGGCCCTTTGGGTCAGCGGCAAGCGTGTTTCTGATTGTTGCCATGATTTTCATGATCAGCATCTATCTGCTAATTATGAAACGTTTTAACCGTTCGGTAATATTATGAAGCGTTTTATCGGGGTATCCTGGCTGACGGCTGTTTACGCCTTTCTCTATATCCCGCTTTTTACCCTCATGGTTTATTCTTTCAACAGTGCAAAGTTCACAACCGTGTGGAAAGGGTTTACCCTTAAGTGGTATGTTAAACTCTTTGAAAACCAACAGCTTCTGGACGCTTTTTTCAATTCAATGACCGTGGCTGTGGTTTCAAGCATCATTGCAACAGCCATCGGCACCCTTGGGGCTTTTGCCGTGAACCGCTATCGGTTTGTGGGGCGTAAGGTTTTTTTCGGGTTGGTCCATTCAGTGATGATGAGCCCGGACATTGTCATGGGGATCTCCCTGCTTATGCTCTTTGTACTCATGGGGGTAGAGACCGGTTTTTTGACCCTGCTCCTGGCCCATGTCACCTTTTGTCTTCCCTTTGTCATTGTAACGGTCCATGCCCGCATCAGCGGGTTTGATCCCGCGGTGGTCGATGCGGCCCGGGACCTGGGTGCCGGGGAGTTTGAGACTTTTTTCAGGATCATTCTGCCCATGATCCTGCCTGCGGTACTGGCCGGCTGGCTGTTGAGCTTTACCCTTTCCCTGGATGATGTTATCATCAGTTTTTTTGTGACAGGGCCTGAATTTGAAATTCTTCCCCTGAAAATATACTCCATGGTGCGTCTGGGGGTAAAGCCGGAAGTCAACGCCCTTTGCTCCATTCTTTTTTTAATAACCCTGGCGGCCCTGGCTTTGGCCCATCTTCTGACAAAGGAGAGAGCGTTAAAATGAAAAAATGGATGGTTGTTGTACTGGCAGTTCTGGTGCCGGCCCTTGTGTCTGCTGCAAGGCCAAGCGTATATGTGTACAACTGGACGGAATATATGCCCGACGAGGTGATCTCGGCCTTTCAAAAGGAAACGGGTATCAAGGTGGTGTACTCCACCTATGAGAGTAACGAATCCATGTATGCCAGGGTTAAGCTGCTAAAGGGCAAGGGGTATGACCTGGTGTTTCCCTCCACCTATTTTGTCCACCGAATGAGAAAAGAAGGTCTGCTGGCCCCCATTGACCGGTCAAAGCTGACCCATTTCAACCACCTTGACCCCCTTCTCCTGGACAAAGCCTATGATCCAGGCAATCTTTACAGCATTCCCTATGTGTGGGGATCAACGGCCATGGCCTTTAATCGTGACCATGTGAATCCGGGGAACATGACCTCATGGAAGGATTTGTGGCGGCCGGAGTTTAAAAATCGTCTGGTGATGAACGATGACCTGAGGGAGGTGTTCGGCGTTGGACTTATTGTCAACGGTTTTTCCGTTAACGATACGGATCCTGCCCATATCAAGACGGCCTTTGAGTCGATTAAGACGCTCATGCCCAACATCCGGGTTTTTTCCGGGGATTCCCCCAAACAGCCGCTGTTAAACCTTGAGACCTATGCCGGCATGATCTGGAATGGGGAGGCATACATGGCATCCCAGGAGTTTCCCGCTATCCAGTATGTGTATCCAAAGGAGGGCGCCATCTTCTGGGTCGATTCCATGTGCATTCCCAAAGGTTCCAAAAACAAGGGTGAGGCCCATACATTTATGGATTTTATTCTCAAGCCTGAAATGGCAAAGCTTATCTGCGAATATGTGGGGTATGCTCCTGCCAATCGCACGGCAATGGGGCTCATGGACAAAGGACTCACGAACAATCCCATGATCTTTCCTGACCCTGCAATTGTGGAAAAAGGTGAATTTCAGACAGATGTGGGTGACGCCATTCTTATTTATGAGCGCTATTGGGAGCAACTGAAAACAGAACTTTAAGGGTGGACGACATATGATAGCTCATGGACCCGAAGGTGATTCCCGGCAGATCTGCAAGATTCTTGTTGACCAGCGGCTTATATCCTCGGAGCAGGCAACAGGCATTCTTGCCCGGGAGGCTTCAGCCACGGCTGCCCTTGAGGCAAAAAGGGCTGAAAAAAGGAAAAAAAACCGTTCCGAAACCTTGATTGAGGCGCCCATCAGCTTTGTTGATATTCTGGTAGCCTTCAAGATCTCTCGAAGGGATGATCCAGACAGGAAGCTTGATGAGGATACACTGTACGAGGCCATTTCCAGGGGGCTTGGCCTGGTTTACAAAAAAATAGATCCGTTAAACCTTGATCTCAACCTTGTGACCCGGACCATACCACGTTCCTTTGCCATGAAACATCTGCTTCTGCCCCTTGGGATGGATGAGGGAAGACTTGTGGTGGCCACCTCGGATTTTTTTAACCATGAAGCCATCGACGATGTGGAGCGGGTTTCTGATTTTAAGGTAGTACCTGTTATCAGTTCAAAATCGGACATCATTCGTCTGATTGACGAGTTCTTCGGGTTTCGCCATTCTATTACTGCTGCAGAGCACCAGTTTACAGGAAGTGGGGTGGATCTTGGAAACCTTGAGCAGTATGTTCGCCTCCAGACCATGGATGAACTGCCTGCAACCGACCAGCATATCGTTAACGCGGTCAACCATCTTTTTTCCTACGCCTTTGACCAGCGGGCAAGCGACATTCACATCGAACCCAAAAGGGAGACAAGCCTTGTGAGGATGCGCATTGACGGCATGCTCCACACGGCGTTCAAACTTCCCAAAAAGGTTCACAATGCCGTGATCTCAAGAATCAAGACCCTGTCCCGGCTCAACATGGCCGAGAAACGAAGACCCCAGGACGGACGGATTAAAACGGAAAAAGGGGGCAAGGAGGTTGAGATCCGGGTTTCCACTATTCCCGTGGCATTTGGCGAAAAGGTGGTCATGAGGATCATGGATCCGGACGTTCTGTTCCAGGACCTTTCCATGCTCGGGTTTTTCCCCGAAGACCTTGAAAGATTCAAGGGGATCGTTTCCCGGCCCCACGGCATTGTGCTGGTAACCGGCCCCACTGGAAGTGGAAAGTCCACCACTCTCTATTCGACCCTGAGGATGCTCTCAACCCCTGCGGTTAACATTGTCACCATTGAAGAACCCATTGAGATGATCCACGAGGATTTTAACCAGATTTCGGTCCAGCCCGCCATTGGTGTCACCTTTGACTCGATTTTGAGAAATATTCTCCGCCAGGACCCTGATATCATCATGGTGGGTGAGATCCGGGATCTTGAAACCGCCCAGAGTGCCGTCCAGGCCGCCCTCACGGGCCATCTGGTGCTCTCAACCCTGCATACCAATGATGCCGTCACCTCGGTCACCCGGCTCCTTGACCTTGGTATTCCGCCTTTTCTGATTCAGTCATCCCTTGTGGGCGTGGCAGCCCAGAGACTCGTACGACGCATCTGTCCCGATTGCAGCAGTGATCTGACCATGGATGCCGCGGAGCTAAAAGAGATGGGCCTGCCCGTCAATCTTGAGGGTGAGGTTGTTTTGAAGTATGGTAAGGGGTGTACCAAATGTCGCCAGACCGGTTACAGGGGGCGTCAGGCTGTTTTTGAGGTGCTGCCCTATTCAGAGGCATTGAAGAAAATGACAGCCCAGGATGCCAATATCCCCTCGTTGAGGAAGCGGGCCAGAATGGAGGGGCTGGTCTCCCTGCAGGAGAATGCTGTCAGGGCCATGCTTGCAGGCCAGACAACCTTTCAGGAGGTCCTGAGGGTCACCTCTGGTTAGGGCCATGGAAATATTAAAAGACTAATTGTATGGTGGGTTTTATTGTTTCCATGGCCCTTAGTCGGGTGTTCTCCACCAGGGTGTGGTGAAATTGACAAACAATGGAATTCAACAAACAATAAATATAATGCCAGGAAGGCAGTCCTGATCCATCCATAGTTGAAGATGCCCTTGTTGTGATACAATCCGGTTTATGGTATTATGCGTGTGTCCCGAGGGTCCTATTCAACAAAGATGTCGGCATACATGTCTTTTCTCCTGTTGGATACAGCGGATACAGGCCAAGGGAAAGAACAGGGCCATGGCACGACACATGATCAATCATCACACCAGAGGATTTTTACATGAAATTTTCCAACTATGACACCGAGGGTTTTTATGATGAGTTGTTCGATGAAAACAATCTCCCACGTCCAGGTGCAAAGCTGCTCATAGACAAGATTGAATCCCTGCCCGAAAATGATCTGATGCACAAACAGCGTTCTGCTGAAACAGCCCTGATCCAGCTGGGGAACACCTTTGCCGTTTATGGCAGTGAGGAAGGCACTGAAAAAATACTCCCCTTTGATGTGATTCCCCGCATCATTGAAAACAAAGACTGGATAGAGATTGAACTGGGCCTGAAACAGCGTATCTATGCCATGAATAAATTCATCAATGACATTTACCATGATCGCAAGATTTTAAAGGACAAGGTGGTTCCAGAAGATCTCATCATGACCTGTGCCGCCTATCGGAAGCAGTGTGAGGGACTGACTCCTCCTAAATCCATCTGGTGCCACATCACTGGTACGGATCTTGTCCGTGACCAGGATGGTCGGTTTTATGTTCTGGAAGACAATATGCGCTGTCCATCGGGGGTTTCCTATGTGCTGGAGAACCGCCAGGTCTTAAAACGTACCTTTTCCCATGTGTTTACCGATTCCAGAGTCCGGCCGGTGGATGAGTATCCCAACAAACTTCTGGCCACCCTGGAGAACCTGGCACCCCAGCGTATTTCACAACCCAAGATCGGTGTGCTGACCCCGGGCATGTACAACTCCGCATATTTTGAGCATTCGTTTCTGGCCCAGCAGATGGGGGTGGAGCTGGTGGAAGGTCAGGATCTGGTGGTGTCCGACGGATTTGTATATATGCAAACCACCAAGGGACTCCAGAGAATCGATGTGATTTATCGCCGTCTGGATGATGATTTCCTAGATCCCAAAGCCTTCCGGGCCGACTCCATGCTGGGGGTTCCAGGCATCATGGATGTCTATCGTGCAGGCCGGGTGGCCATGGCCAATGCCCCGGGGACGGGTATTGCCGATGACAAGGCCGTGTATGCCTATGTTCCAAAGATCATAAAATACTACCTGGGTGAAGATGCCATTCTGCCCAACGTGCCCACTTTCATCTGCCGGGAGGATAAGGAAAGGGCCCATGTCCTTGAAAATCTGGATAAACTGGTGGTCAAGGCGGCAAACGAATCCGGGGGGTATGGCATGATGATCGGGCCCCATGCCAGTAAGGCGGAGCGGGAAAAATTTGCAGAGTTGATTCAGAAAAATCCCCGGAACTACATTGCCCAGCCCACCCTTTCACTTTCCCGGGTACCCACCATTGTTGATGATCATTTTGAAGGTCGTCATGTGGATTTAAGACCCTACATCCTCTATGGTAAGGAGATCTATGTGATGCCGGGGGGGCTCACCCGGGTGGCATTGAAAAAAGGGTCTCTGGTGGTGAACTCTTCCCAGGGAGGCGGCACCAAGGATACCTGGATTACGGACATGGGCTTCGAAGAAAATGAACTGTCATCCCCGTCATCGCAACCGACCCAGGTTTTTCAATCTCAATTTCAGGATTCAACCCCCGGTGACACCACAGGAGGACCCCATGCTTAGTCGTGTTGCAAGTTCTGTTTACTGGATGACAAGGTACATAGAACGGGCCGAAAATATTGCCAGGTTTATTACCGTGAACCTGAATCTGACCCTTGATTTTCCTGCCGAAGTCACCCGGCAGTGGCAGCCCATCGTTATGGCCACCGGTGATCATCTGCTGTTTGAAAAAAAATATGGAGAGGATTATTCGTCAGAAAACGTGATTCATTTCCTTGCCCTGGATCAGGAGTACAGCAACTCCATTATCTCTTCTCTTCGAGCGGCAAGGGAAAATGCCCGATCCGTGAGGGAGATCATTTCGTCTGAAATGTGGGAGCAGGTAAACCGTTTTTACCTTGAACTCAAGGAGGCCAGCACCACTGATTATGCCAGCCGAAATCCCCACAAATTTTTCAAGATCATCACCATGCGTGGTCACATGTTCACCGGGCTTTTATATTCCACCATGTCCCATGGTGAGGCCTTTCAGTTTGCCCTCACAGGGCTTTTGCTGGAACGGGCGGACAAGACATCCCGAATCCTGGATGTGAAGTATTTCATGCTGCTGCCCCGGGCCGGGGAGGTTAACACCCCCTATGATTCCATTCAGTGGGCCGCGGTCTTAAAATCCGCCAGTGCCCTGGAAATGTACCGCAAGCGCTTCCACCAAATTATCCCCAAACAGGTGTGTGATTTTCTGATCTTTGACAGTGAGTTTCCCCGGTCCATCCGTTATTGCCTTAAAAAAGGGGAGCAGGCGTTGCATAAAATTTCCGGCACCCCGGTGGGAACGGTGTCCAACCCGGCGGAAAAAAGTCTGGGGCGGTTGTGCGCGGATCTGGATTATTCCGATATTGATGAAACCATTGCCATGGGCATGCACGAGTACCTGGATGATCTTCAGGTCAAGATCAACACCGTGGGAGTCCATATTCACGAGGCATTCTTTAAGGTTAATGCATCCCCCACCAATGGCGGGGCATCACAGTAATTGACCGGCATGGCAGGAGTATGATATTTGCCCTGGTCACAACAAAATTTGAAACATCTTCACTGGTGATGCCTTGGTGGGTGTTTTTTATATGAAACACTCACCGAAGCACTGTAAACAGAGGCGTTTCATCATTCGTTGTGGCCGGTGAAGATACCTCGCTCCGGCCGTGCCGGTTTATAAGAAAATGCAGCCTCAAATTGTCGACAGCAGAGCCCCCGGCGGGCGATGGGACCGGCCCATTGGGAGCCAAAGGCGATGAGCCCTTTTGCCCTGCCGGGCGTTAAGAAGCGCAGGCTGTTTGAGGACACACCTGTCCGCAGTTCCTGCGCTTTAGACCGGCAGGGCAAAAGGGCCGCCGACGGTCCCGGGCCGGTCCCATCGCCCGGTGGGGGCGGCATAATATCATTTTCATTATTCGTTGTGTCGGCAGGCCGACATGGCCGTTATATAAAAAAATGCAAGTAAACATGGAGAACCTCCTATGGCCATTAAAGTGGCGTTACACCATAAAACTGATTATATCTATGACCGGAAAATTCAACTGGGACCCCAGGTGGTAAGGCTTAGACCAGCCCCCCACTGCCGCACCCCTATTCTGAGTTATTCCCAGATTATCAAACCTGCCGATCATTTCATCAACTGGCAGCAGGATCCCTTCAGCAACTACCTTTCCCGGTTGAATTTTCAGGAAAAGACCGATCATTTTTCCATTGAGGTGGATCTGGTGGCGGAGATGATCATCATCAACCCATTTGATTTTTTCCTGGAACCC
Coding sequences:
- the potC gene encoding spermidine/putrescine ABC transporter permease PotC, with the protein product MKRFIGVSWLTAVYAFLYIPLFTLMVYSFNSAKFTTVWKGFTLKWYVKLFENQQLLDAFFNSMTVAVVSSIIATAIGTLGAFAVNRYRFVGRKVFFGLVHSVMMSPDIVMGISLLMLFVLMGVETGFLTLLLAHVTFCLPFVIVTVHARISGFDPAVVDAARDLGAGEFETFFRIILPMILPAVLAGWLLSFTLSLDDVIISFFVTGPEFEILPLKIYSMVRLGVKPEVNALCSILFLITLAALALAHLLTKERALK
- a CDS encoding extracellular solute-binding protein, whose protein sequence is MKKWMVVVLAVLVPALVSAARPSVYVYNWTEYMPDEVISAFQKETGIKVVYSTYESNESMYARVKLLKGKGYDLVFPSTYFVHRMRKEGLLAPIDRSKLTHFNHLDPLLLDKAYDPGNLYSIPYVWGSTAMAFNRDHVNPGNMTSWKDLWRPEFKNRLVMNDDLREVFGVGLIVNGFSVNDTDPAHIKTAFESIKTLMPNIRVFSGDSPKQPLLNLETYAGMIWNGEAYMASQEFPAIQYVYPKEGAIFWVDSMCIPKGSKNKGEAHTFMDFILKPEMAKLICEYVGYAPANRTAMGLMDKGLTNNPMIFPDPAIVEKGEFQTDVGDAILIYERYWEQLKTEL
- a CDS encoding GspE/PulE family protein is translated as MIAHGPEGDSRQICKILVDQRLISSEQATGILAREASATAALEAKRAEKRKKNRSETLIEAPISFVDILVAFKISRRDDPDRKLDEDTLYEAISRGLGLVYKKIDPLNLDLNLVTRTIPRSFAMKHLLLPLGMDEGRLVVATSDFFNHEAIDDVERVSDFKVVPVISSKSDIIRLIDEFFGFRHSITAAEHQFTGSGVDLGNLEQYVRLQTMDELPATDQHIVNAVNHLFSYAFDQRASDIHIEPKRETSLVRMRIDGMLHTAFKLPKKVHNAVISRIKTLSRLNMAEKRRPQDGRIKTEKGGKEVEIRVSTIPVAFGEKVVMRIMDPDVLFQDLSMLGFFPEDLERFKGIVSRPHGIVLVTGPTGSGKSTTLYSTLRMLSTPAVNIVTIEEPIEMIHEDFNQISVQPAIGVTFDSILRNILRQDPDIIMVGEIRDLETAQSAVQAALTGHLVLSTLHTNDAVTSVTRLLDLGIPPFLIQSSLVGVAAQRLVRRICPDCSSDLTMDAAELKEMGLPVNLEGEVVLKYGKGCTKCRQTGYRGRQAVFEVLPYSEALKKMTAQDANIPSLRKRARMEGLVSLQENAVRAMLAGQTTFQEVLRVTSG
- a CDS encoding circularly permuted type 2 ATP-grasp protein, translated to MKFSNYDTEGFYDELFDENNLPRPGAKLLIDKIESLPENDLMHKQRSAETALIQLGNTFAVYGSEEGTEKILPFDVIPRIIENKDWIEIELGLKQRIYAMNKFINDIYHDRKILKDKVVPEDLIMTCAAYRKQCEGLTPPKSIWCHITGTDLVRDQDGRFYVLEDNMRCPSGVSYVLENRQVLKRTFSHVFTDSRVRPVDEYPNKLLATLENLAPQRISQPKIGVLTPGMYNSAYFEHSFLAQQMGVELVEGQDLVVSDGFVYMQTTKGLQRIDVIYRRLDDDFLDPKAFRADSMLGVPGIMDVYRAGRVAMANAPGTGIADDKAVYAYVPKIIKYYLGEDAILPNVPTFICREDKERAHVLENLDKLVVKAANESGGYGMMIGPHASKAEREKFAELIQKNPRNYIAQPTLSLSRVPTIVDDHFEGRHVDLRPYILYGKEIYVMPGGLTRVALKKGSLVVNSSQGGGTKDTWITDMGFEENELSSPSSQPTQVFQSQFQDSTPGDTTGGPHA
- a CDS encoding alpha-E domain-containing protein, whose protein sequence is MLSRVASSVYWMTRYIERAENIARFITVNLNLTLDFPAEVTRQWQPIVMATGDHLLFEKKYGEDYSSENVIHFLALDQEYSNSIISSLRAARENARSVREIISSEMWEQVNRFYLELKEASTTDYASRNPHKFFKIITMRGHMFTGLLYSTMSHGEAFQFALTGLLLERADKTSRILDVKYFMLLPRAGEVNTPYDSIQWAAVLKSASALEMYRKRFHQIIPKQVCDFLIFDSEFPRSIRYCLKKGEQALHKISGTPVGTVSNPAEKSLGRLCADLDYSDIDETIAMGMHEYLDDLQVKINTVGVHIHEAFFKVNASPTNGGASQ